One Limnothrix sp. FACHB-406 genomic window, TTGACACTTGCCTATGGCGAGTATTACCTGATCACCTCAACAGAAGTGCAACCCATTCAGTCCGAAAACCAAGGGCGGGTGGTTGCCTTAGATCCCGGTGTCCGCACATTCATGACCTTCTTTGCTGAGTCATCCTATGGATGGATTGGCAATGACTCGAACTTGCTGATTCAAAAGCTGTGCTTCAAGCTGGATCGCCTGATTTCCAAAATCACCAAGGCTAAGTCAGCCCAGAAGCGCCGCTTCAAGAAAGCCGCCGATCGCCTACGTTCTAAGGTGCAACACCTGGTGAAAGAACTTCACCACAAAACCGCACGGTTTCTGACTGAAAACTTTGATGTGATCTTACTGCCCAGTTTTGAATCATCTCAAATGGTGAGCAAATCACGTCGAAAGATTAAGTCGAAAACCGTGCGGCAGATGTTGACCCTATCGCATTACCAGTTCAAGAAACATCTGGAATGGAAAGCTTGGGAGTTGGGCAAGATTGCCTTGACCGACATCAACGAAGCCTACACGTCCAAAACCGTTTCATGGACAGGTGAAATCGTCAAGATTGGCGGCTCTCGGATCATCAAGTCGAAAGTTGATGGGCGGTCAATGAATCGGGATCTCAATGGTGCTCGTGGGATTTTCCTGCGGGCATTGGTTGATACGCCTTGGTTGAGAGACCATCTCAACTTATGCATTTGTTAGCATCCGTTAGCAAAAAAGTATCGGTCGCAATTCACAGTTTTTAGTTTTTAGTTTTTAGTTCCAACAATCCCAAGGAATGGCAAAGCAATGGCTAACCACTTTCCCCATGATTTGAGATATAGCGACTCCCATGAGTATGTCCGGGTTGAAGGCGACGAGGCCACGATGGGGATCACGGATTTTGCAGCCGACCAACTGGGCGATGTGGTGTTTGTGGAACTGCCATCCGTAGGACAAAG contains:
- a CDS encoding transposase, translated to LTLAYGEYYLITSTEVQPIQSENQGRVVALDPGVRTFMTFFAESSYGWIGNDSNLLIQKLCFKLDRLISKITKAKSAQKRRFKKAADRLRSKVQHLVKELHHKTARFLTENFDVILLPSFESSQMVSKSRRKIKSKTVRQMLTLSHYQFKKHLEWKAWELGKIALTDINEAYTSKTVSWTGEIVKIGGSRIIKSKVDGRSMNRDLNGARGIFLRALVDTPWLRDHLNLCIC